The nucleotide sequence CGCGGAGGAGCACATCGAGGTTTTTCAGGAGGGAGCCGCCGCCGGTGAGCACGATCCCCTTGTCGACGATGTCGGCCGCGAGCTCGGGGGGCGTGCGCTCCAGCGCGACGAGCACGGCGTCGACGATCGCGTTTGTTGGTTCTGCAAGCGACTCGCGGATCTCGTCCGAGTTGACGACCACGGTCTTCGGGATGCCCGCGACCATGTCGCGCCCCTTGACCTCCATCGTGAGCTGCTGCTCGAGCGGGTACGCGTTGCCGATCGTGATCTTGATCCGCTCCGCCGTCTGCTCGCCGATGGCCATGTTGTACTTGCGCTTCATGTACGCCATGATGGACTCGTCCATCTTGTCGCCGCCGACGCGCACGCTCTGCGAGTAGACGATGCCGGCGAGCGAGATGACCGCGACCTCGGTCGTGCCGCCGCCGATGTCGACCACCATGTTGCCCGAGGGCTCGGTGATGGGCAGGCCGGCGCCGATCGCCGCCGCCATCGGCTCCTCGATGAGGTACACCTCGCGCGCGCCCGCGCCCTCCGCGCTCTCCTTCACCGCGCGCTTCTCGACCTCGGTGATGCCGAAGGGCACGCAGATGATGATCCGCGGCTTCACCAGCGTGCGGCGGTTGTGCGCGCGA is from Polyangium spumosum and encodes:
- a CDS encoding rod shape-determining protein, which codes for MIFDWLYGLFSNDLAIDLGTATTLIYVKGKGIVSCEPSVVAVQRDNRGGKKVLAVGREAKEMLGRTPGNIQAVRPLRDGVIADFEITEAMLRYFIARAHNRRTLVKPRIIICVPFGITEVEKRAVKESAEGAGAREVYLIEEPMAAAIGAGLPITEPSGNMVVDIGGGTTEVAVISLAGIVYSQSVRVGGDKMDESIMAYMKRKYNMAIGEQTAERIKITIGNAYPLEQQLTMEVKGRDMVAGIPKTVVVNSDEIRESLAEPTNAIVDAVLVALERTPPELAADIVDKGIVLTGGGSLLKNLDVLLREETGLPVMVCDDPISAVVLGSGKALDHLELLKEVTIS